TGGTTGCGGCGGCAATAGCCAAGCCCAGCCATAAAGCCATTTGTGAATACAGACCCAGAGCAATATAAATGACCAGTTTGATGAAATGCAGAAAAACCTCATTGGCAGCACGTGTCGCTACTATTTGCTCTTTTGTAAGTCCAAATTTTAGGTAAAACCTGTTAAACAAAAGCCCAATGGCTCCGGTAATGCCCGACACAAAACCTGCAAGAAAACCGATAATGGCAAGGATATATCTGGGATATGGCTTTTCCAACTGAGCTTCTTCTTTTTTTGACTTGAATAGCTGTGGCACATTTCCAATCAGAAACAAGGCAACGATGAGCTGTAAATAATTTGGGTTGATGTATTTTATCAAATAAGCGCCCACCAAAACTGCCGGAATGGAAAAAGGTACAAACCAGTAAAAAATTTTCCAACTAATGTGTTTCTTAAAGACTGCAATTCTGGACGCAGAACTTGTAAATGTCCCTATGGTTAAAGAAAATGGCACCATCGAAGTCGGCAAAAGTACATTCAGAATAGGGATAAGGATAAGACTTGCACCGCCGCCGCAAATAGCACTGATCCAAAAGGCAACTATTGTCCCAAGGAACAATAAAACAATTTTTACCATCATCGTTTTTTCAACTTTTGAAGTGGGCTTTTCTGCTTTTTACTTCAGGGTATAGTTCTGTTCTTAAATACAGTATAGTACCAATCAATAAAATAACTAACGGTAAAAAACTTCTATACTTAAAAAGCCAGTTTCCTTGTTTCTCTAATTCTTCCTGTAATGCCATTGTATATAAATTTTAGTAATACAAAGGACTGGCAGAATTTAGAAGAAATTTAGAATTAACTATTGATGATATAAACGACAAATTATCGGTACAAATTTCCAAACCTATCCGTATAAATAAGAACCAACGTGATGGTATCGAAAATGGCGTGTGATAGAATAGGTATCCAAAGATTATTATCAAATTTTTTGTAAAGGATGCCCCAAAACAAACCTCCTAAAATAGCGGCAATCACTCCGAAAATATCCTGCTGCCAATGATAAAGCCCAAACAAAACGCTGGTTACGATGATGCTCCAAAGGACAGCAGACCCTTTAAAAAATCTTTTTTCCAATACATTCTGAATGTAACCCCGAAATACTACTTCTTCATAGAACCCACCTACAAGCCACGCAGCAGTAATAATCATCAATAATTTTGAAATATTGCCTTTGATGAAATCATACTCTGTATAATCAGGCACAACAAATAAGTTCTTTATTACAGGAATATAGATGAACTGCATAAAGCCCACCCATAGTAAAGCCGAAACCAATCCTATGAGAACCGCCTTTACACTGAAACCGTTTTTAACCAATCCGATGCTGCGAAATGTTTTGCCTTCCCTGCGCAATAAAAACCAAATGACAAGAAAGCATACAACAGCATACGAATAAAGCGGTAATGGAACAAAGTGCGAGAATGCGATTAGAAACGCTATCGCTCCCACATCTTGTACTGTCCGTAGTGCTTTATTTTCCATTTCCTATTCGTTTTTTTGCAGAGCTATTTTACTTAAAAATTCAGAAATAAGATAGGCATTTATCTTTAATGTGTTGCTTTCATTTTTCCGTTTTTAAACCTTTCGCTGGCAGTTTGGTAATACGAAATGGTTTCAGATACCAATTTCTTGTTTTGATTTTTTACTTCGGTAAGGAACTGGTCTTTTGATGATACGGTAAATTGTTTCACACGTTTACGGTCATCAATTTGGGTAAACAGCTTGCCCTGCAATAAGCCTAATGTCCTGTAATTGCCGATAAACGCCCGTTCTTCCCCGGCTTTCATTTGGTTAATGTCCTTGCCATATAACGCAGTATTATAGTTCCAGTTCAGATACCCGAACAGAGTGGGCATTACATCTATCTGCGAAGCCAGCCTGTCTATTTTTTGAGGTTCGTGTGGCAGGTTGTAAATGATTGCCGGGATATGATGTTTGTCGATATTGATTTCCCATTTTCCTGCACTGCTGGCACAATGGTCTGCTACAATCACAAAAACGGTGTTCTTAAACCACGGCTTTTGTTGCGCTTCCACAATGAATTTTCCCAACGCATAATCGGTGTATTTTACGGCTGCATTCCTGTCGCCTTGCGGCAGGTCAATCGTACCTTCAGGAAAGGTATAAGGCTTGTGGTTCGATGTTGTCATTACAAACTGGAAGAATGGCGTATTTGACGCATTGCTCTTGTCTGCATATTTGATTGCCTGCTTATATAAATCTTCATCACAAATTCCCCAGGCGTTTTCAAAACTTACTTCATTGGTTGGTATGTTGTATCGGTGCGTATCAATCTTGTCGGATAAAGGATTTCCCCTGTCCCTGTCCACAATGTCAAATCCCTGACCACCGAAAAAGTTGTTCATATTATCGAAATAACCATCGCCACCATAAATAAAATAGGGATGGTAATTCTTTTGCTTTAGTATGGTAGCAATCGAAAATATATGGTCGTTATTGGGTCTTCTTACAATACTGTTTCCCGGTGTTGGCGGAACGCAAAGCGTAAGTGCCTCCATTCCTCTTACTGTTCTTGTTCCGGTTGCATACAGGTTGGTAAAAAAGATACTTTGATTGGCAAGGCTGTCATAGTTAGGCGTAAGGTTGTCTTTATTGCCAAAAGCTTTCAAAAAATCTCCGCTAAAGCTCTCTATGGCTATCAGTATGATATTAGGACGGCTTTCGTTTTCGCCTTTGGTTATCCTGTTGATATTATCCCATTGTGCGGAAGCATACTGCTGATTTTCTTGTAGTAGCGTTTTCTTTAATATGGCATAGGCTTCCTTATCGGAAAGTGTCGGATAGAAGGTTTTATAGTCCAGCTCATTAGAGTGGAATGCGGCAAAGAATGAAAACACACCATTTTTACCCAGCTCATTTACTACAAGGTTATTGCTGAAATCCGCCTGCTTGTTTTTCATTACGCCCAAGAGCAAAAGCCCAAATAATAATACAGGAAAGGCATAAGCTGCCCTGATGCGGATAGGTCGCTTATCTGAAAACGTATTTCTTAAAATGCCTGTCTTATTTAGCAGGAAAAACGTACCGACAACCAAGCCGATTAAAACGGCAATGATTAAAGGCAAAGGATAAGATTGATTGATATTCGACACCACTTCGTAGGTGTATATCAGGTAATCCACCGCAATGAAATTGAACCTTACGCCAAATTCGTCCCAAAACGGAAATTCCGCCATCCAGCCAAAAAAGATGATGATTAGGACAAGGGAAAGGTAGCCATAAGTAAAGACCTTATCTGCCAAAGAGCCAATCCATCTTTTCGGAAACAGCAAAAGGTAAACGGCGTAAAGCAGCAAGAACGAAAGCCCTATGGCGATGTCAAAGCCTAAGCCTGTCAGGAACGCCCTTAAAATGTAAATGAAACTGAAATCTATATCACTTGCTGACCAGATGAGCAAGGCAATTCTTGTAATAAATGACAGAGCAACATACAATAATCCTACTGAAAACAGCAGGGAAAAACGGCTGTTAAATAACTTTTTCATAGATGTAAGGGGAATAAATAATGAGGATAACCACCACAGCGGTCAGGGCGGCAAAGGTTACAGCACCCGCAGCGATGTCTTTTATAAAACCGATATGTTTATGATAGTCGGAATGGATGAAATCACAAAGTTTTTCAACGGCGGTGTTAAGCCCTTCGATGCTTAATACAAGCCCGATGACCAAAACCTGAAATAGCCATTCTGTTTTTGTAATGTGGAACAGGAAGCCGCTAATAATGAGTATGACGGCTAACAAGGACTGTGTAATGACGGAATGTTCGGTAGTAATGAGAAAAAAAGCTCCTTTAAACGCATACCGGAAGCTTTTTACCCTGCCTATTAAAAAACCATCGCTGGATTTTTTCATTAATTGTTCGATTAAAATTAAACAAGCAAAGTTGAAAATGAATTTTTTGATTATCCGTTTTTAATCATAATCCTGTAATGTTAGCAATAATAAGCCTTTCAAAGAGTCTATCTCCAAAATATCTTCGATTTAGCTTGTAGATGAATTCGTTGAGATAGAGTTGAAGATACTTTCTTTTTATTTTGTGGTAATTGCCCAACAAATTTCTTTTGGCGTTGCTAATGGCAATATGAACCCATTTTAAAGTTTCTTCGGTAGTTTCTTTTGAACTTTTTTCCATAATATGAAGCTCTACAAAATCTGAAATATCCATATAAGAAGTGCTTTTATCTGTAAAAACAATACTCTGATTATCTACAGATTCTTTAATGGCTTCATTGATTTCTTCTCCACTGTGTCCATCTAAAACCTTCGCTTTAAAGAAGCGAACATGTTTTTCTTTTTTTCCAGTATCAATATCTTCTAACGGTGTTGATTCTGCTATCATCGCTACATTTTGTTTCCCAACTGAACCTTTTCCACGAATTCCTTTTTTCTGCTCTATTTCGCTAGATTCTACTGTAAAATAGGCTTCGTCAAATTCTATCATCCCTTCCAAAGTGTATTGTGCATCTCGGTTTCCCATGGCTTTTCTTATCTTATGAACCATCGCCCAAACTGGTTCATACCTCTTTAATCCCAATTGTTTTTGGATTTCTTTGGCTGAAAATCCTTTCTTGGTAACACTCATCAAAAACATGGTTTTGTACCAAATTAGAAAAGACAAATTCGAATTTTCCATGATGGTTCCGCTTTTCAAAGAAGTTCGACTTCTGCATTTTTTGCATTCATAACTTAATCTGCTCTTTATCCAAAAATGTTCTGTGCTTCCACATTTGCACGTGAGTCCTATTTTATCTCTCTCAGATTTAAAATGATTTATACAATCATCTTCTGTCCCAAAATGTGCTGAAAAACTGAATAAATTCATATCTAATTGTTTGATTACTACAAATATACAAAAATTATGATAAATTACGGATATTCATATGAATTTAGAAGTGTATGTCTTCAAACAAACTCGGACAAATATCATTAATTTCTTAAGGAGGATTTGGGTTATAAACTTAGTAATTTTTGTTGATTAAACAATTGTCTTCTTTTTCTCAGTGAATCGGTTTTGATTTGCTGTCTTTTTTTCAGGATCTGCTCGGATCTTCCAAAGTAAACATCAGCCGGGGTAAGGTTGTTTAGCGATTCATGGTAGCGTTTGTTATTGTAGTTGTTTACGAAGTTTTCCAATGCTGATATCAGTTCTTCCGGGTGGTAAAAATGATTGAGCTTTACAACGTTTTTCATCGTTCTGTGATACCTTTCAATCTTTCCCTGTGTCTGCGGATGTAAGGGTTTTCCGTGAACCTGTTTCATCTTCAGGTCTTCCTTCAGATAGGTTTTCAGCTCATTGGATACATAGCAGGGGCCATTGTCTGAGAGCAGTTTGGGTTTTGTTTTGGTCATCAATTCTGCTTTGTCAATCGCCGTATTAACGGTTCTTTTTACATCTTCAGCCTTCATCGAGTCACAGAGTTCCCAATGAATGATATAGCGGCTGTAATCGTCCAGAACAGTACTCAGATAGTACCATCCCCAACCGATAATCTTGAAGTAAGTAAAATCGGTTTGCCACATTTGGTGGACAAACTGGGTTTTGTCCTTAAATTCATTTGCTGCGGAAAGAAGAAAATGATTGGGAGCAGGAATCAGATCTCTTTGCTTAAGGATTCTGTAAACACTGGACTCCGATATGAAAATACCCTGTTCATCGGTTATTTTATGGGCCAGTTCCCGGGAAGAGAGTTCTGTGTGCTCCAGTGCTATTTCCACCACCAGATCTTTCTGCTGTTCAGGAATACTGTTCCATTGCCTGCGGCCGGTTCTCCTGTTGGGTCTTAGCCCGTCGTAACCGTTTTCAAGATAATTCTGATACCACCCGTAGAAGGTACTCCGCGGAATTCCGTAGGATTCCAAGGTTCGTTTTACGCCTGTTTCACTTTGGGTAACCTCTAAAATAATCTCGTATTTCTCGGCTGCTGTTAATCTCATATATTTTTGGTATTCAGGGATTAATCCAGCATGTCCAAGCTTTTTTTTACGATGTCATAGCGTAAAACCAGGTCCGCAACCATTTCCTTTAAGCGGGCGTTTTCCTTTCTCAGTTCGGCCACTTCATCTCTGGTGGCTTCCCTTGTCACATCTCCGTTGAGACGTTTCTTCCCGGCTTCCATAAACTCTTTGTTCCAGGAGTAAAACTGAGACTGAGAGATACTGTGTCTTCTGCAAAGCTCTGCCACGGATGTCTCGGCACGGAGGCCTTCCATCACGATTAAAATCTTTTGTTCCGCAGTGAAAGTTCTGCGACTGTTTTTACGAATGTCTTTTACAAATTTTTCGATGTTCTTTTTCTTGGGTGTTTCCATAATTAAATCTAATTCTTTTTTGAAAACACTCCTTAAGTTTTTAGTAAATTGTGTCCACTTTTTGCTGACGATTTACAGCTTGGCAGTGATAAAAATGCGCTCCCCGTTATTATGTAAAGCTTTACATAACAAAGGTTATGGAAAGTAAAAGATTATGTAAAGTAGAGTGCCTTTTGCCATTTTCAGGTGTTTAATCAGGCTATTCTACTTTACATTATTTTAGCCTCAAAAGTTCTTTAACCAGTCTAATAGGCTTTCATTGTTCACCCATACAGGGGCTTCTTTTTTAACAACGTTGATGTAGGCGCTTTCTATTGCTTCCCGTTTTTGTTTGGAATCAACTCTCGCATAGACTTCGGTTGTGATAACCGATTGATGCCCAAGAATATCACGTATATAAACAAGGTTAACACCAGCTTGTAAAAGGTGCATTGCTTTTGAATGGCGAAGCGAATGGCAACTGATTTTTTCGGGGATTAGCAACTTATCGCTGTTTCGCGCCATTGTTGCATATTTATGCAGGATATGGGTAACACCCGCCCGTGTCAGTTTTTCCCTTCGGGTATTGTAGAACAATGGGTATGTCCCTGCATGGGCTTCCAATAATCGGTTTTTCTCCATGTAGTTCTTTAAGTGAACCACCTCTGCATCCATGAGCGGAACAATACGCGCTTTATTACCTTTTCCTATGAGTTTGATGGTATAAGGCTTGTTTAACCTGATATTTTCCGGGGTTAGGTCGATGATCTCCTGCACCCGAGCACCCGTATCGTACATCAATGCAAGCAAAGCCAGATCCCGTATTCCTTGCTTTGTGGTCAGGTCAGGCTGGCTTAGCAAAAGCCGGATGCCATCAACGCTTAGATAATTGATGGTGCCGCGCTGTGCTTTTTTTACTTTTATTGAAAGCACGCTCCGGCATTCTTCCAATTGCTCCGGCCATTCGTATTGCACAAACTTAAAAAAGGTATGCAATGCCGCCAGCCTAACGTTGCGGGTAGAGATACTGCATTTGCGTACCTGCTCCAGGTGGTTAAGGAACTCGACAATACAAGTTTTTGTCAAATCGCCGAACACCAGCTTTTGGGGCTTTATGCCTTTATGTTCTTCCATAAAAGAGATGAGCAGAATGAATGTCATCCTGTATGATGCTATAGTGTTATTGCTCATTCCCCTTTCTGCAGGAAGATATTTGGTCAGGAAGTCCGCAAGGCTCTTAGGGAAGTTAACTGTTTTCATGGCTTGCTTCATCATGGGTTTCCGGGAATAAGAAAGGACAGACATTATTAACCTTAGTGATAATAGATGGGTACATATCGGCGGTGAGCCGTACATACCCGTCCGTACTGGCGATGCATTTATGGCCGAGATAAGTTGAAAGCACCGGCAGTGAATAATACAGGTCAGTACCGGCTTCCGCCATTTTCGCCAGCGAGTGCACACTAAATGTATGCCTCAAGTCATGCACATGCGGGCCTTGACGCCTGCCCCGATGGGGAATACCCGCTTTATATAGCACTTTTCGGAACCAGTTATATGTCCGGCTATTGTCGCAACAGTCACCATTGGGCTGTACAAAAAGCAGGTCTGTTTTTCTTACCATAGGAAAGCGCTCCCTGCAATTCATATATTCCTTGATCACCTGGGTTACGGAATCAGAGATTGGCACCATCCTGTCCGTCCCATTCTTCGTGTCCCGGAGTATGATATATTGTTCTTCGAGATAAACATCTTTGCAGGATAAGGATAGTGCTTCGCCTACACGCAGTCCTGTACCATATAATACCCTGAACAATGCAGGAAGCACCAAGACCATAGAGTTATAACAAGTACTATAGGCGCTTAACTGGTCGGTCGCCTCAAATATGGCAGCCATTTCCTCTTTAGTGTAGATATAAGGTACATGGGTTGATTGCTTGATTTTCGGCAGTACAGGTAAGGAAGATGCGTAATTTAGCTTATTCAGATAGGTGCCGAACTGCCGCATGGCCTGAATGCGGTTATACCACGTTTTGTCCGATTCATTTGACCGCCTGATGCACCACTCATTACAGAGTTCTTTGCTGATGCCGATAGTGGTTTCTTCCCGGTCATAA
The window above is part of the Arcticibacter tournemirensis genome. Proteins encoded here:
- a CDS encoding sulfite exporter TauE/SafE family protein; this encodes MMVKIVLLFLGTIVAFWISAICGGGASLILIPILNVLLPTSMVPFSLTIGTFTSSASRIAVFKKHISWKIFYWFVPFSIPAVLVGAYLIKYINPNYLQLIVALFLIGNVPQLFKSKKEEAQLEKPYPRYILAIIGFLAGFVSGITGAIGLLFNRFYLKFGLTKEQIVATRAANEVFLHFIKLVIYIALGLYSQMALWLGLAIAAATIVSSFTVKYILPYLSEHLFRKIGYGAMVISGITLLTGTTDKIIKQDKIAFATIHHKGKDETIVSWRNTDLVLEYTIDGGLEIERPIHSQELPPHLTEKYAALKRNYDTIYIEKVFQFRKEPVYEFYCYKKKQLTKFEL
- a CDS encoding CPBP family intramembrane glutamic endopeptidase, with protein sequence MENKALRTVQDVGAIAFLIAFSHFVPLPLYSYAVVCFLVIWFLLRREGKTFRSIGLVKNGFSVKAVLIGLVSALLWVGFMQFIYIPVIKNLFVVPDYTEYDFIKGNISKLLMIITAAWLVGGFYEEVVFRGYIQNVLEKRFFKGSAVLWSIIVTSVLFGLYHWQQDIFGVIAAILGGLFWGILYKKFDNNLWIPILSHAIFDTITLVLIYTDRFGNLYR
- a CDS encoding site-specific integrase, which codes for MKTVNFPKSLADFLTKYLPAERGMSNNTIASYRMTFILLISFMEEHKGIKPQKLVFGDLTKTCIVEFLNHLEQVRKCSISTRNVRLAALHTFFKFVQYEWPEQLEECRSVLSIKVKKAQRGTINYLSVDGIRLLLSQPDLTTKQGIRDLALLALMYDTGARVQEIIDLTPENIRLNKPYTIKLIGKGNKARIVPLMDAEVVHLKNYMEKNRLLEAHAGTYPLFYNTRREKLTRAGVTHILHKYATMARNSDKLLIPEKISCHSLRHSKAMHLLQAGVNLVYIRDILGHQSVITTEVYARVDSKQKREAIESAYINVVKKEAPVWVNNESLLDWLKNF
- a CDS encoding tyrosine-type recombinase/integrase, whose translation is MSTINYYSIYKPFIEEFVALKRHLGYKYMTVEYAFMQFDQLAYDREETTIGISKELCNEWCIRRSNESDKTWYNRIQAMRQFGTYLNKLNYASSLPVLPKIKQSTHVPYIYTKEEMAAIFEATDQLSAYSTCYNSMVLVLPALFRVLYGTGLRVGEALSLSCKDVYLEEQYIILRDTKNGTDRMVPISDSVTQVIKEYMNCRERFPMVRKTDLLFVQPNGDCCDNSRTYNWFRKVLYKAGIPHRGRRQGPHVHDLRHTFSVHSLAKMAEAGTDLYYSLPVLSTYLGHKCIASTDGYVRLTADMYPSIITKVNNVCPFLFPETHDEASHENS
- a CDS encoding diacylglycerol kinase family protein — translated: MKKSSDGFLIGRVKSFRYAFKGAFFLITTEHSVITQSLLAVILIISGFLFHITKTEWLFQVLVIGLVLSIEGLNTAVEKLCDFIHSDYHKHIGFIKDIAAGAVTFAALTAVVVILIIYSPYIYEKVI
- a CDS encoding IS1595 family transposase, with the protein product MNLFSFSAHFGTEDDCINHFKSERDKIGLTCKCGSTEHFWIKSRLSYECKKCRSRTSLKSGTIMENSNLSFLIWYKTMFLMSVTKKGFSAKEIQKQLGLKRYEPVWAMVHKIRKAMGNRDAQYTLEGMIEFDEAYFTVESSEIEQKKGIRGKGSVGKQNVAMIAESTPLEDIDTGKKEKHVRFFKAKVLDGHSGEEINEAIKESVDNQSIVFTDKSTSYMDISDFVELHIMEKSSKETTEETLKWVHIAISNAKRNLLGNYHKIKRKYLQLYLNEFIYKLNRRYFGDRLFERLIIANITGL
- a CDS encoding LTA synthase family protein codes for the protein MKKLFNSRFSLLFSVGLLYVALSFITRIALLIWSASDIDFSFIYILRAFLTGLGFDIAIGLSFLLLYAVYLLLFPKRWIGSLADKVFTYGYLSLVLIIIFFGWMAEFPFWDEFGVRFNFIAVDYLIYTYEVVSNINQSYPLPLIIAVLIGLVVGTFFLLNKTGILRNTFSDKRPIRIRAAYAFPVLLFGLLLLGVMKNKQADFSNNLVVNELGKNGVFSFFAAFHSNELDYKTFYPTLSDKEAYAILKKTLLQENQQYASAQWDNINRITKGENESRPNIILIAIESFSGDFLKAFGNKDNLTPNYDSLANQSIFFTNLYATGTRTVRGMEALTLCVPPTPGNSIVRRPNNDHIFSIATILKQKNYHPYFIYGGDGYFDNMNNFFGGQGFDIVDRDRGNPLSDKIDTHRYNIPTNEVSFENAWGICDEDLYKQAIKYADKSNASNTPFFQFVMTTSNHKPYTFPEGTIDLPQGDRNAAVKYTDYALGKFIVEAQQKPWFKNTVFVIVADHCASSAGKWEINIDKHHIPAIIYNLPHEPQKIDRLASQIDVMPTLFGYLNWNYNTALYGKDINQMKAGEERAFIGNYRTLGLLQGKLFTQIDDRKRVKQFTVSSKDQFLTEVKNQNKKLVSETISYYQTASERFKNGKMKATH